Proteins found in one Magnolia sinica isolate HGM2019 chromosome 5, MsV1, whole genome shotgun sequence genomic segment:
- the LOC131245081 gene encoding uncharacterized protein LOC131245081 isoform X2 translates to MYFVLQTLRLHIGRRYSSTIFIMVREKDICWEYAEKLDGNKVKCKFCLRILNGGISRLKHHLSRVPSKGVHPCSRVRDDVSDRVRAIITLKEEEKEVSSTKKQQSAEGKASRNTPASKALVSMDMMPPLAKIFPSSPTVVPPSSTDWENAERSIALFFFENKLDFSIARSSSYQQMVEAVAKCGYGFRGPSLEALRTTWLQRIKSEVSQQSKEIEKELATTGCTIIADTWTDNKRAVINFLVSSPGGTFFHKSVDASTYFKNTKCMSDLFDSVIQDVGPENVVQVIMDNALNYAGVGNHIMQNYGTIFWSPCASHCLNLILEEISKIDWVHRCISQAQSISKFIYNHTWVLDLMRKFTGGQELVRTSITRSASTFLTLQSMLKQRPRLRHMFNSPEYSSSQYANKTQSIGCVDILDDNDFWRVVEEIVAVSEPILKVLRDVAGGKPAVGSIYDSMTRAKESIRTYYIMDENKCKLFLDIVDRRWQKQLHSPLHSAAAFLNPSIQYNPEVKFLGHIKEEFLAVLEKLLPTPELRRDITGQIFAFKKAQGMFGCSLARESINTTPPALWWDQYGDLAPGLQRIAVRILSQVCSSSTYERNWSTFQQIYSEKRNRLEKETSNDLLFINYNLKVAARAKGKPGDADPIIVDDIDMTSDWVEETENPSPTQWLDRFGSALDGGDLNTRQFSGAIFTSNDHIFGL, encoded by the exons ATGTATTTTGTGCTGCAAACCTTAAG GCTACATATTGGAAGAAGATATAGTTCAACAATCTTCATCA TGGTTCGTGAGAAAGACATATGCTGGGAATACGCTGAAAAACTAGATGGAAACAAGGTGAAATGTAAATTTTGCCTTAGAATTTTGAATGGGGGCATTAGCAGATTGAAGCATCATTTATCTCGAGTGCCCAGTAAAGGTGTTCATCCATGTAGCAGAGTAAGAGACGATGTTAGTGATAGAGTCAGAGCTATAATAACattgaaggaggaggagaaggaagTTTCTAGCACTAAAAAGCAACAATCAGCTGAAGGTAAGGCTTCTCGAAATACGCCCGCTTCTAAAGCTCTTGTGTCCATGGACATGATGCCTCCACTAGCAAAAATCTTTCCTTCCAGTCCAACGGTCGTGCCCCCGTCCTCAACTGATTGGGAAAACGCAGAGAGAAGCAttgctcttttcttttttgaaaataaGTTGGATTTCAGTATTGCACGATCTTCTTCCTATCAGCAAATGGTGGAAGCAGTTGCGAAGTGTGGCTATGGGTTCCGGGGTCCATCATTGGAGGCTTTGAGGACAACATGGCTGCAAAGGATTAAATCTGAGGTCAGTCAACAATCCaaagaaatagagaaagaatTGGCAACAACAGGCTGTACAATCATTGCAGATACGTGGACAGATAATAAAAGGGCTGTGATAAACTTCTTAGTTTCATCGCCTGGGGGAACCTTTTTCCACAAATCTGTCGACGCATCCACGTATTTCAAGAACACAAAATGTATGTCTGATTTATTCGATTCAGTTATTCAAGATGTCGGGCCGGAAAATGTTGTTCAAGTGATCATGGATAATGCTTTGAACTATGCCGGCGTGGGAAATCACATCATGCAGAACTATGGCACGATCTTCTGGTCACCTTGTGCATCCCATTGCTTGAATTTAATCTTGGAAGAAATTTCCAAGATCGACTGGGTGCACAGATGCATCTCACAGGCGCAATCCATTTCCAAGTTCATTTACAACCATACGTGGGTGCTTGATCTGATGAGGAAATTCACAGGTGGGCAAGAACTTGTCCGCACTAGTATTACGAGGTCTGCCTCAACTTTCCTCACCTTACAGTCGATGTTGAAGCAACGGCCAAGGTTGAGGCATATGTTCAATAGTCCGGAGTATTCATCTTCTCAATATGCCAACAAGACTCAAAGCATTGGTTGTGTTGACATTCTCGATGATAATGATTTTTGGAGGGTGGTTGAGGAAATAGTAGCAGTTTCAGAGCCGATATTGAAAGTATTGAGAGATGTTGCTGGCGGGAAACCAGCTGTGGGATCGATCTATGATTCAAtgaccagggccaaggaatcTATTAGGACATATTACATAATGGATGAAAATAAATGCAAGCTGTTTTTGGACATAGTGGATAGAAGGTGGCAGAAGCAGCTCCATTCGCCTCTCCATTCCGCAGCGGCATTTTTAAACCCAAGCATCCAATACAATCCGGAGGTTAAGTTTCTCGGACATATAAAGGAAGAGTTCCTTGCTGTTCTGGAGAAGCTACTGCCGACGCCTGAATTACGACGTGATATCACCGGACAGATTTTCGCATTTAAGAAGGCGCAGGGGATGTTTGGTTGTAGCCTAGCTAGGGAGTCGATCAACACGACCCCACCAG CGTTATGGTGGGATCAATATGGCGACTTGGCGCCTGGGTTGCAACGGATCGCAGTTAGGATACTTAGTCAGGTTTGCAGCTCTTCTACTTATGAGAGAAACTGGAGCACGTTTCAGCAGATTTATTCTGAAAAGCGGAATAGGCTGGAAAAGGAGACCTCAAATGATCTTCTGTTTATAAATTACAATCTCAAAGTAGCAGCCCGAGCAAAAGGGAAGCCTGGAGACGCCGATCCCATTATAGTCGATGACATAGATATGACTTCTGATTGGGTGGAAGAGACGgaaaacccaagcccaacccaatggcTTGATCGGTTTGGTTCTGCTTTGGACGGTGGTGATTTGAACACTAGACAATTTAGCGGCGCGATCTTTACTTCAAACGATCACATATTTGGTTTGTGA
- the LOC131245079 gene encoding probable inactive receptor kinase At4g23740: MEASFVLLLIFLHGLLFSPSIGDPIEDKLALIDFVGKLPYKHNLNWSLSSSVCDNWIGVTCSPDGSRIIALQLPGVAISSQIPPNTLGRLSALQVLNLTSDCLTGAFPLELTKLKNLTLLDLHFNNFSGLLPLDFSIWENLTVIDLSFNAFNGSIPPSISNLTQLTALNLANNSLSGDIPDLQVPNLRQLDLANNNLHGSVPKSLERFPNTSFIGNNLSFVVQPVLVSPVYPPVSTSIPHLVKHKKLTESAILGIIVSSCGATFAAFAVFLIIWYSKRKSETVLSGKLQKGERSPEIAMAGREDESNRLVFFEGSGYAFDLEDLLRASAEVLGKGTFGTAYKAVLEDATTVVVKRLKEVSVGKREFEQQMEVVGRIRHENVVPLRAYYYSKEEKLMVYDYYSQGSVSAMLHGKSGEERTPLDWDTRLRIALGAARAVACIHTENSGKLVHGNIKSSNIFLNTQLSGCISDLGLTTLMDAKTAHPLSRAPGYRAPEVVDTRKASQASDVYSVGVLLLELLTGKSPIQASGGEEVLHLVRWVQSVVREEWTAEVFDVELMRFPNIEEELVEMLQIAMACVVRMPEQRPTMEDVLKMIEDVRRSDTGNRPSLEGVPGGSNSQTLPAQTGQSSLQN; this comes from the exons ATGGAAGCTTCCTTTGTTCTCTTGCTGATTTTCTTGCACGGATTGCTCTTTTCACCATCGATTGGTGATCCAATCGAAGATAAGCTAGCTCTGATTGATTTCGTCGGCAAACTTCCTTACAAACACAATCTCAACTGGAGTTTGAGCTCCTCTGTCTGCGATAACTGGATTGGAGTAACCTGCAGCCCCGATGGCTCTCGTATCATAGCCCTCCAATTGCCTGGAGTTGCAATCAGCAGCCAGATTCCTCCGAACACTCTTGGCCGTCTGTCTGCTCTCCAAGTCCTAAACCTCACATCCGATTGCCTCACCGGTGCTTTCCCATTGGAACTCACCAAACTCAAAAATCTAACTCTGCTAGATCTTCACTTCAACAACTTCTCTGGCCTGCTGCCGTTAGATTTCTCCATCTGGGAGAACCTCACCGTCATTGATCTCTCCTTCAATGCCTTCAATGGCAGCATCCCTCCTTCCATCTCGAACCTTACGCAGCTGACAGCTTTAAACCTTGCAAACAACTCGCTTTCAGGTGACATCCCTGATCTCCAAGTCCCAAATCTGCGGCAGTTGGATCTAGCCAATAATAATCTCCACGGAAGTGTGCCAAAATCTCTCGAGAGGTTCCCGAATACATCTTTCATTGGAAATAATCTTTCTTTCGTGGTTCAGCCAGTTCTAGTTTCACCAGTCTATCCTCCTGTTTCTACATCGATTCCACATTTGGTTAAACATAAAAAGCTCACGGAATCAGCAATATTGGGAATCATAGTCAGCAGCTGTGGTGCCACTTTTGCTGCATTTGCAGTTTTTCTGATCATTTGGTACTCAAAGAGGAAAAGTGAGACCGTGCTGTCTGGCAAGTTGCAGAAGGGCGAAAGATCCCCAGAGATAGCAATGGCAGGAAGAGAAGACGAGAGCAATAGGCTTGTTTTCTTTGAGGGGAGTGGatatgcatttgatttggaggaTTTGTTGAGAGCTTCCGCCGAGGTGCTTGGGAAGGGGACATTTGGGACAGCATATAAGGCAGTTTTGGAGGATGCGACGACAGTGGTGGTGAAGAGGTTGAAAGAGGTAAGCGTGGGGAAGAGAGAGTTTGAGCAGCAGATGGAGGTGGTGGGGAGAATTAGGCATGAGAATGTGGTTCCGCTGAGGGCGTATTACTATTCAAAGGAGGAGAAGCTCATGGTCTACGATTATTATAGCCAGGGCAGTGTCTCTGCTATGTTACATG GCAAGAGTGGCGAAGAAAGGACTCCTCTAGACTGGGACACCAGGCTACGAATCGCTCTTGGAGCAGCGAGGGCCGTTGCATGCATCCACACTGAGAACTCCGGAAAGCTGGTCCATGGAAATATTAAATCCTCCAACATCTTCCTCAACACCCAGCTCAGCGGCTGCATATCCGATCTTGGCCTGACGACGCTAATGGATGCAAAGACAGCCCATCCACTGTCCCGTGCCCCTGGGTACCGGGCTCCCGAGGTGGTAGACACCCGGAAAGCATCTCAGGCGTCTGATGTCTACAGCGTAGGGGTGCTTCTGCTGGAGCTCCTCACTGGGAAGTCTCCCATCCAGGCGTCCGGAGGCGAGGAGGTGTTGCATTTGGTACGTTGGGTGCAATCTGTCGTCCGTGAGGAGTGGACTGCCGAAGTGTTCGACGTGGAGTTGATGAGGTTTCCGAACATAGAGGAAGAGCTGGTGGAAATGCTGCAGATAGCGATGGCGTGTGTGGTGAGGATGCCGGAGCAGAGGCCAACAATGGAGGATGTTTTGAAGATGATCGAGGACGTCCGGCGGAGTGACACCGGGAACAGGCCTTCATTGGAAGGTGTACCGGGCGGATCGAACAGCCAAACGCTGCCTGCTCAGACGGGCCAATCTTCCCTCCAAAATTGA
- the LOC131245081 gene encoding uncharacterized protein LOC131245081 isoform X1, translating to MNGDKSESIARRENRLESYFDCLQNPFNSFSVVREKDICWEYAEKLDGNKVKCKFCLRILNGGISRLKHHLSRVPSKGVHPCSRVRDDVSDRVRAIITLKEEEKEVSSTKKQQSAEGKASRNTPASKALVSMDMMPPLAKIFPSSPTVVPPSSTDWENAERSIALFFFENKLDFSIARSSSYQQMVEAVAKCGYGFRGPSLEALRTTWLQRIKSEVSQQSKEIEKELATTGCTIIADTWTDNKRAVINFLVSSPGGTFFHKSVDASTYFKNTKCMSDLFDSVIQDVGPENVVQVIMDNALNYAGVGNHIMQNYGTIFWSPCASHCLNLILEEISKIDWVHRCISQAQSISKFIYNHTWVLDLMRKFTGGQELVRTSITRSASTFLTLQSMLKQRPRLRHMFNSPEYSSSQYANKTQSIGCVDILDDNDFWRVVEEIVAVSEPILKVLRDVAGGKPAVGSIYDSMTRAKESIRTYYIMDENKCKLFLDIVDRRWQKQLHSPLHSAAAFLNPSIQYNPEVKFLGHIKEEFLAVLEKLLPTPELRRDITGQIFAFKKAQGMFGCSLARESINTTPPALWWDQYGDLAPGLQRIAVRILSQVCSSSTYERNWSTFQQIYSEKRNRLEKETSNDLLFINYNLKVAARAKGKPGDADPIIVDDIDMTSDWVEETENPSPTQWLDRFGSALDGGDLNTRQFSGAIFTSNDHIFGL from the exons ATGAATGGCgataaatcggaatcgatcgCGCGTCGAGAAAACCGTCTCGAATCCTACTTCGACTGCCTTCAAAATCCGTTCAACTCGTTTTCAG TGGTTCGTGAGAAAGACATATGCTGGGAATACGCTGAAAAACTAGATGGAAACAAGGTGAAATGTAAATTTTGCCTTAGAATTTTGAATGGGGGCATTAGCAGATTGAAGCATCATTTATCTCGAGTGCCCAGTAAAGGTGTTCATCCATGTAGCAGAGTAAGAGACGATGTTAGTGATAGAGTCAGAGCTATAATAACattgaaggaggaggagaaggaagTTTCTAGCACTAAAAAGCAACAATCAGCTGAAGGTAAGGCTTCTCGAAATACGCCCGCTTCTAAAGCTCTTGTGTCCATGGACATGATGCCTCCACTAGCAAAAATCTTTCCTTCCAGTCCAACGGTCGTGCCCCCGTCCTCAACTGATTGGGAAAACGCAGAGAGAAGCAttgctcttttcttttttgaaaataaGTTGGATTTCAGTATTGCACGATCTTCTTCCTATCAGCAAATGGTGGAAGCAGTTGCGAAGTGTGGCTATGGGTTCCGGGGTCCATCATTGGAGGCTTTGAGGACAACATGGCTGCAAAGGATTAAATCTGAGGTCAGTCAACAATCCaaagaaatagagaaagaatTGGCAACAACAGGCTGTACAATCATTGCAGATACGTGGACAGATAATAAAAGGGCTGTGATAAACTTCTTAGTTTCATCGCCTGGGGGAACCTTTTTCCACAAATCTGTCGACGCATCCACGTATTTCAAGAACACAAAATGTATGTCTGATTTATTCGATTCAGTTATTCAAGATGTCGGGCCGGAAAATGTTGTTCAAGTGATCATGGATAATGCTTTGAACTATGCCGGCGTGGGAAATCACATCATGCAGAACTATGGCACGATCTTCTGGTCACCTTGTGCATCCCATTGCTTGAATTTAATCTTGGAAGAAATTTCCAAGATCGACTGGGTGCACAGATGCATCTCACAGGCGCAATCCATTTCCAAGTTCATTTACAACCATACGTGGGTGCTTGATCTGATGAGGAAATTCACAGGTGGGCAAGAACTTGTCCGCACTAGTATTACGAGGTCTGCCTCAACTTTCCTCACCTTACAGTCGATGTTGAAGCAACGGCCAAGGTTGAGGCATATGTTCAATAGTCCGGAGTATTCATCTTCTCAATATGCCAACAAGACTCAAAGCATTGGTTGTGTTGACATTCTCGATGATAATGATTTTTGGAGGGTGGTTGAGGAAATAGTAGCAGTTTCAGAGCCGATATTGAAAGTATTGAGAGATGTTGCTGGCGGGAAACCAGCTGTGGGATCGATCTATGATTCAAtgaccagggccaaggaatcTATTAGGACATATTACATAATGGATGAAAATAAATGCAAGCTGTTTTTGGACATAGTGGATAGAAGGTGGCAGAAGCAGCTCCATTCGCCTCTCCATTCCGCAGCGGCATTTTTAAACCCAAGCATCCAATACAATCCGGAGGTTAAGTTTCTCGGACATATAAAGGAAGAGTTCCTTGCTGTTCTGGAGAAGCTACTGCCGACGCCTGAATTACGACGTGATATCACCGGACAGATTTTCGCATTTAAGAAGGCGCAGGGGATGTTTGGTTGTAGCCTAGCTAGGGAGTCGATCAACACGACCCCACCAG CGTTATGGTGGGATCAATATGGCGACTTGGCGCCTGGGTTGCAACGGATCGCAGTTAGGATACTTAGTCAGGTTTGCAGCTCTTCTACTTATGAGAGAAACTGGAGCACGTTTCAGCAGATTTATTCTGAAAAGCGGAATAGGCTGGAAAAGGAGACCTCAAATGATCTTCTGTTTATAAATTACAATCTCAAAGTAGCAGCCCGAGCAAAAGGGAAGCCTGGAGACGCCGATCCCATTATAGTCGATGACATAGATATGACTTCTGATTGGGTGGAAGAGACGgaaaacccaagcccaacccaatggcTTGATCGGTTTGGTTCTGCTTTGGACGGTGGTGATTTGAACACTAGACAATTTAGCGGCGCGATCTTTACTTCAAACGATCACATATTTGGTTTGTGA
- the LOC131245081 gene encoding uncharacterized protein LOC131245081 isoform X3, which translates to MVREKDICWEYAEKLDGNKVKCKFCLRILNGGISRLKHHLSRVPSKGVHPCSRVRDDVSDRVRAIITLKEEEKEVSSTKKQQSAEGKASRNTPASKALVSMDMMPPLAKIFPSSPTVVPPSSTDWENAERSIALFFFENKLDFSIARSSSYQQMVEAVAKCGYGFRGPSLEALRTTWLQRIKSEVSQQSKEIEKELATTGCTIIADTWTDNKRAVINFLVSSPGGTFFHKSVDASTYFKNTKCMSDLFDSVIQDVGPENVVQVIMDNALNYAGVGNHIMQNYGTIFWSPCASHCLNLILEEISKIDWVHRCISQAQSISKFIYNHTWVLDLMRKFTGGQELVRTSITRSASTFLTLQSMLKQRPRLRHMFNSPEYSSSQYANKTQSIGCVDILDDNDFWRVVEEIVAVSEPILKVLRDVAGGKPAVGSIYDSMTRAKESIRTYYIMDENKCKLFLDIVDRRWQKQLHSPLHSAAAFLNPSIQYNPEVKFLGHIKEEFLAVLEKLLPTPELRRDITGQIFAFKKAQGMFGCSLARESINTTPPALWWDQYGDLAPGLQRIAVRILSQVCSSSTYERNWSTFQQIYSEKRNRLEKETSNDLLFINYNLKVAARAKGKPGDADPIIVDDIDMTSDWVEETENPSPTQWLDRFGSALDGGDLNTRQFSGAIFTSNDHIFGL; encoded by the exons A TGGTTCGTGAGAAAGACATATGCTGGGAATACGCTGAAAAACTAGATGGAAACAAGGTGAAATGTAAATTTTGCCTTAGAATTTTGAATGGGGGCATTAGCAGATTGAAGCATCATTTATCTCGAGTGCCCAGTAAAGGTGTTCATCCATGTAGCAGAGTAAGAGACGATGTTAGTGATAGAGTCAGAGCTATAATAACattgaaggaggaggagaaggaagTTTCTAGCACTAAAAAGCAACAATCAGCTGAAGGTAAGGCTTCTCGAAATACGCCCGCTTCTAAAGCTCTTGTGTCCATGGACATGATGCCTCCACTAGCAAAAATCTTTCCTTCCAGTCCAACGGTCGTGCCCCCGTCCTCAACTGATTGGGAAAACGCAGAGAGAAGCAttgctcttttcttttttgaaaataaGTTGGATTTCAGTATTGCACGATCTTCTTCCTATCAGCAAATGGTGGAAGCAGTTGCGAAGTGTGGCTATGGGTTCCGGGGTCCATCATTGGAGGCTTTGAGGACAACATGGCTGCAAAGGATTAAATCTGAGGTCAGTCAACAATCCaaagaaatagagaaagaatTGGCAACAACAGGCTGTACAATCATTGCAGATACGTGGACAGATAATAAAAGGGCTGTGATAAACTTCTTAGTTTCATCGCCTGGGGGAACCTTTTTCCACAAATCTGTCGACGCATCCACGTATTTCAAGAACACAAAATGTATGTCTGATTTATTCGATTCAGTTATTCAAGATGTCGGGCCGGAAAATGTTGTTCAAGTGATCATGGATAATGCTTTGAACTATGCCGGCGTGGGAAATCACATCATGCAGAACTATGGCACGATCTTCTGGTCACCTTGTGCATCCCATTGCTTGAATTTAATCTTGGAAGAAATTTCCAAGATCGACTGGGTGCACAGATGCATCTCACAGGCGCAATCCATTTCCAAGTTCATTTACAACCATACGTGGGTGCTTGATCTGATGAGGAAATTCACAGGTGGGCAAGAACTTGTCCGCACTAGTATTACGAGGTCTGCCTCAACTTTCCTCACCTTACAGTCGATGTTGAAGCAACGGCCAAGGTTGAGGCATATGTTCAATAGTCCGGAGTATTCATCTTCTCAATATGCCAACAAGACTCAAAGCATTGGTTGTGTTGACATTCTCGATGATAATGATTTTTGGAGGGTGGTTGAGGAAATAGTAGCAGTTTCAGAGCCGATATTGAAAGTATTGAGAGATGTTGCTGGCGGGAAACCAGCTGTGGGATCGATCTATGATTCAAtgaccagggccaaggaatcTATTAGGACATATTACATAATGGATGAAAATAAATGCAAGCTGTTTTTGGACATAGTGGATAGAAGGTGGCAGAAGCAGCTCCATTCGCCTCTCCATTCCGCAGCGGCATTTTTAAACCCAAGCATCCAATACAATCCGGAGGTTAAGTTTCTCGGACATATAAAGGAAGAGTTCCTTGCTGTTCTGGAGAAGCTACTGCCGACGCCTGAATTACGACGTGATATCACCGGACAGATTTTCGCATTTAAGAAGGCGCAGGGGATGTTTGGTTGTAGCCTAGCTAGGGAGTCGATCAACACGACCCCACCAG CGTTATGGTGGGATCAATATGGCGACTTGGCGCCTGGGTTGCAACGGATCGCAGTTAGGATACTTAGTCAGGTTTGCAGCTCTTCTACTTATGAGAGAAACTGGAGCACGTTTCAGCAGATTTATTCTGAAAAGCGGAATAGGCTGGAAAAGGAGACCTCAAATGATCTTCTGTTTATAAATTACAATCTCAAAGTAGCAGCCCGAGCAAAAGGGAAGCCTGGAGACGCCGATCCCATTATAGTCGATGACATAGATATGACTTCTGATTGGGTGGAAGAGACGgaaaacccaagcccaacccaatggcTTGATCGGTTTGGTTCTGCTTTGGACGGTGGTGATTTGAACACTAGACAATTTAGCGGCGCGATCTTTACTTCAAACGATCACATATTTGGTTTGTGA